The Fimbriiglobus ruber genomic sequence GGCTTCGGTGGCGAGGTGGATCAGGACGAGCCGGGGTTTTTCGCCATAGGGCAGCCCCATCTGAACGAATTGGCCGGTAGCGGGATCATAGGCGGAACCGGCCTCGATCCGAAGTGTCGCCATTCCCTGCCGTCGCTCCCATTCGCGCACGGCATCACCGGGATTGCCGTAGGGGATGCCGCACTGACACTGAACGGTGTGCAAAAAATCGATCCGGTCGGGCGGCGTGGATCGGATATCGGTGGCGGCGTCCAGCCGCTTTCGTTGCGTCGGACTGAGCAATTTCTGCGGAGGCTGGGTCATGGCCCGGCTCACGACAGATAGCCGCGGGTTTTGAGCCAGGGCTCCAATGCGTCTTCCAAAATATCGAGGATGGCGCTCGGTTCGAGCCCGTGGAGTTGCCGCTCTAACGACGCGCGTTTGAGCGCTGCCGCGTAATCGGAGCGAATCCGCGTGGTGAGTGGGACGCGGCTGATGGCCGGCTTTTTTTTCTCCGATGGGTTCGGCACGAACTCAGGCGCGGTCGCGGTTTCATTTTCGGCGGGCGGCGTGTTGGCGTACACGAATTGCTTTTCGGCCGGGGTAATGCCCGAAACCAGTGACCTGCGCTCTCCCATGACGGTTACTCCTTACTGTTTTAATCTGTTGCCTGTTTCTTGGAACGTACCGCGGAACCCGTCTTTTTCGCTTCGGGTAGGGCCTCTTGGAATAAGGCGCGAATCTCTTGTGCGGCTTCTTTGCCCCGTGCGCCCATCTGCCAGACGACGGCCCCCTGCCCAGGGGCGTCGGCGTAGATCTGCTTGAGCGTGAGGGCCGTCTTGGCCATCGTCAGCCCGAGATGTGCGGCGGCGTCTTTCATGTCTTGGGTCAGCCGGTAATTCTTCCCGACCATACTGAGGACGATCATCGCTCGCGGGCTTCCGCTGCGGATCTCCTGGGCGTGCTTGAGGGCTTTCGTGGCTTGCGCCAGGGCACGGATTTCGAGCATGCTGGCCTTGCACGGGACGAGGGCCAGATCGGCGCGGAGAAGCAACGCTCGGCTGATCTCGGTGTTGCTGCCGGGGCCGTCGGCGACCACGTAATCGACTTCCTGTGCGAGTTGGGGTAAGCGGTCGATAATATCTTCCGGATTGGCGAGGAGGATGGTTTTGACGGCCGGCACCGCTTCGGCGGACCATTCGGAAGAGGAATGCTGCATGTCGCAGTCAGCCAGGGTTACGGAATGCCCCTGCTCGGACAGCCAGGCGGCGAGGTGAACGGCCAGCGTCGATTTGCCGACGCCTCCTTTG encodes the following:
- a CDS encoding AAA family ATPase, which translates into the protein MIIVIANSKGGVGKSTLAVHLAAWLSEQGHSVTLADCDMQHSSSEWSAEAVPAVKTILLANPEDIIDRLPQLAQEVDYVVADGPGSNTEISRALLLRADLALVPCKASMLEIRALAQATKALKHAQEIRSGSPRAMIVLSMVGKNYRLTQDMKDAAAHLGLTMAKTALTLKQIYADAPGQGAVVWQMGARGKEAAQEIRALFQEALPEAKKTGSAVRSKKQATD